A genomic region of Jaculus jaculus isolate mJacJac1 chromosome 10, mJacJac1.mat.Y.cur, whole genome shotgun sequence contains the following coding sequences:
- the LOC101607450 gene encoding phosphoglycerate mutase 1 has protein sequence MAAYKLVLIRHGESAWNLENRFSGWYDADLSPAGHDEAKHGGQALRDAGYEFDICFTSVQKRAIRTLWTVLDAIDQMWLPVVRTWRLNERHYGGLTGLNKAETAVKHGEAQVKIWRCSYDVPSPPMEPDHPFYSNISKDRRYADLTEDQLPSCKSLKDTIARALPFWNEEIVPQIKEGKRVLITAHGNSLQGIVKHLEGLSEEAIMELNLPTGIPIVYELDKNLKPIKPMQFLGDEEIMRKAMEAMAAQGKAKK, from the coding sequence ATGGCCGCCTACAAGCTGGTGCTGATCCGGCATGGGGAGAGCGCCTGGAACCTGGAGAACCGCTTCAGCGGCTGGTACGATGCCGACCTGAGCCCCGCGGGCCACGACGAGGCGAAGCATGGCGGGCAGGCGCTGCGAGATGCTGGCTATGAATTTGACATCTGCTTTACCTCAGTGCAGAAAAGAGCAATCCGAACTCTTTGGACAGTGTTGGATGCCATTGACCAGATGTGGCTGCCAGTAGTGAGGACTTGGCGCCTCAATGAGCGGCATTATGGGGGTTTGACTGGTCTCAATAAAGCAGAAACTGCTGTCAAGCATGGTGAGGCCCAGGTAAAGATCTGGAGGTGCTCCTATGATGTCCCATCACCGCCGATGGAGCCCGACCACCCCTTCTACAGCAATATCAGTAAGGATCGCAGGTATGCAGACCTTACTGAGGACCAGCTACCCTCCTGCAAGAGTCTGAAGGACACGATTGCCAGAGCACTGCCTTTCTGGAATGAAGAAATTGTCCCCCAGatcaaggaagggaaaagagtcCTAATCACAGCCCATGGCAACAGCCTTCAGGGCATTGTCAAGCATCTGGAGGGTCTCTCTGAAGAGGCCATCATGGAGCTGAACCTGCCAACTGGGATTCCCATTGTCTATGAACTGGACAAGAACTTGAAGCCCATCAAGCCCATGCAGTTCCTAGGGGATGAAGAGATCATGCGTAAAGCCATGGAAGCCATGGCTGCCCAGGGCAAGGCCAAGAAATGA